GCTTATGAATATTAAAGTTGATGTGGATATTACCCCAGAAGAATTACGCCGCTTAATGGGGTTGCCGGATATGCAGGAATTCAACCGGGCGATTATGGATGAAATGTTGAATCGTATGCGTATGGGGGTTGAGGGTTACGACCCTACCGCCTTCTTTAAACCGGCTATGTTTGGTGGGACTGACACGATGAAACGTTGGATGGATATGTTTAGTAATTTTGCATTAAAGCCAACGACCCAAACCAGCAGTTCCGGCGAAAAAACGGATTGATATTCAGTAGCCTAGACTCATCGCCCTGAGCCTAGGCTTATTCGATTAATGGCTGGGGCTAAAGTTTAGAATTTCTTCATAATAAGCCCATGTTTGCTTGGCATCTTCCACACTAATTTTCTGCATGGCTTGCCCTAAGCTAATCATCAAATAATCACCAATGCGTACTACTTCATCTAACATGATTAAGCCAACCTGTCGCTGCTGACCTTTTGCTTCGCAAGTGGCACTTAAACCACTAGCATCCACGGCGATAACCCGCATGGGAATTGCTAAACACATTGTCCTATCTCCAAAATTAATGCCCTCATTTTTAATATTAGAAATTAATCATTTTCTTTTGTTGATCTAGGACAACTATCTGTCAAAATCACAAGCGTATTATTAAACCAACACAACAAATATAAGCAGCTACATGATGTTGGTTCTTGGTATTGGCAATACCTTACTGCAAGACGAAGGTATTGGTATTCATCTCCTTCAGTATTTGGAAGCACAGTATCCAAATCTGCCAAATGTTACCTATCTCGACGGTGGCACGCTCAGTTTTATCCTAGCGAGCGAAATCGAATCCCACACACATTTATTGGTACTGGATGCCGTGGAATTACATGCGCCGCCCGGTACAGTGTGTTGTTACCGCAATCAGGCAATGGATGAATTCCTTGGCACAGCCAAACGCAGTGCGCATGAAGTCGGTTTATTAGACCTATTATCAATCGCCCGCCTTGCGGATGCCTTACCGCGTGAACGTGCCTTAATTGGTATTCAATACGCCACCTTTGCGTGGGGTTTAGAACTCACCCCCCCCGTAGCTGCCAATATTCCCCGCGCTGCCGAACAAGCCGCGCAACTGTTACAAGAATGGCAAACCGATATGCAGTTCGCGCCTGCATCATTTTATTAGGGAGGATTTTCTATGTCTGTTACTGGCAATCTCAAACCTGTCTTACACGAAATTCGTCACGCCTTGCAAACCTTGATTGAACAAGGTCAACCCACGATGCTGGATTTAAATGGCATTCCCTTTAGCCCTAGTGAATTAGCAGAACTCGAAACGTTTTTAGGGCAAGGTGAAATTGCAATTGAACTGGATGTCTTAGGCAAGACGCGTATTCAAGAATGCAGTTATGCAGGAATTTGGCGTATTCAGCATTTCAATGAACAAGATAAACGCATCGGTTACTTCATTGAAGTAGATCACGTTCCGGAAATTTTACGCTCGCAATCTGACGATATAGTCGAAGGGTTAAACACCCTGTCTGGCATTTTGGCAATGGAAGCTGAGGTGACAGATGACTAAGTTTAATGCGCCCACTGTGGGCGAACAGTTACGCGAAAATGGCATTTCACGGCGCGCTTTTCTAAAGTTTTGTGGCTTATTAGCATCCAGTATGGCTTTAGCGCCCAGCATGATTCCGAAATTAGCAGCAGCACTGGAAAAAGCAAGCCGTCCTTCGGTGATTTGGCTTTCGTTTCAGGAATGTACGGGTTGTGCAGAATCCATTACACGCGCACATAGCCCCAGTTTAGAAGGCTTAATTTTTGATACGATTTCCTTAGATTATCAACACACTTTACAAGCCGCAGCGGGGGAGGCTGCTGAGCAAGCGCGTGATGAAGCGATGCAAGCCAATTATGGTAAGTATGTGCTGATTGTGGATGGCTCGATTCCGCTGGGCAATGCAGGCTATTCGACCATTGCAGGCGTGAGCAATCTGGATATGCTGAAACAGGTTGCGAAAGGCGCAGCGGCAATTATTGCGCTGGGGTCGTGTGCCGCTTATGGCGGTTTACCACAAGCCAACCCGAATCCTACAGGTGCGGTATCGGTAGCCGATATTATAAAAGATAAGCCGATTATTAATGTACCGGGTTGCCCGCCGATTCCGGTGGTGATTACCGGTGTGATTGCCCATTTCTTAGCGTTTGGCTTGCCCGCCTTAGATCATTTAGGGCGGCCGAAAGCCTTTTATGGGCAAAATATTCATGACCGTTGTTATCGTCGTCCGTTTTATGAACGCGGCTTATTCGCGGAAACGTTTGATGATGAAGGCGCAAAACAAGGCTGGTGTTTGTATAAATTAGGTTGTAAAGGCCCGATTACCTATAACGCCTGTGCGACTACCAAGTGGAATGATGGCACGAGCTTTCCGATTGAATCTGGGCATGGTTGCATTGGTTGTTCTGAACCGGGCTTTTGGGATTTCGGCGGCTTATATAACCCTGTGTCTTTACCTAGCAGTTTATCCCGTCAGCATGTGGTGTTTGCCACAGGGATTGGGGTGGCAGCCGGGGTTGCGATTGCTGCTTTAAATAAACAAACCAAGCAACAAGCTAAACAAACGCGTGAACCCGTGAATGTGGATGAATTAAATCGGGAGGTGCAGCCATGAACGATGTGCTGTTTTTACAGTGGGTCAAAGGCCCGTTGTTTAGTATTGCAGTCATGATTTTCGTGATAGGCATAGTACTGCGCTTTGCCGAAATTCTGTCACTAGGGCGTGCGAAAAATTTAGCTGTGCCTAAAAGCAATCCCAGCTTAGGCGGTTGGCGGGAAATCGGGCGGCGCTTTAAGGTCGATCAAGGTACATTCCAACAAAATAAGATTACTGTCATCGCGGGCTATGTATTTCATGTGGGCTTGTTTATCGTCATGTTTTTACTCGCCGCGCATATTGCCTTAATTAAACACAGCTTAGGCATTAGTTGGTCAAATTTGCCCACGCCAGTAGTCGATATGGCAGCGGTATTAAGTATGCTAGCCTTGGTCGTATTGCTGATTGATCGCTTATCGCAGCCGGTTAAACGCTTTTTGTCACGGCGCAATGATTACCTCGTGTGGGTAGCCACGTTCTTGCCTTTACTCACCGGTTATATGACCTATCACCATTTAGGGTTATCGCCGCAATGGTTATTGGGTTTGCATATTTTGAGTGTCGAAGCCCTGTTAGTGCTGTTTCCGTTTAGCAAATTAATGCACACCTTCACGCTGTTTTTATCTCGTTGGTATAACGGCGCGTCAATGGGTCTACGCGGAGTAAAATCATGAGCGAATTAAGTTTAGAACGGGGTATTAATGCCCTGAAAGCGCAGATTGACGCACCGATAGCCAGCTTCTTTAGTTCCTGTGTATCCTGCGGGATGTGTGCCAGTGCTTGCTCGTTTTATACCGAAAACCCCGAGCCACGTTACACCCCGATTTATAAACTCGAACCGATGCGTCGTGTGTGGGAACAAAACTTTACCCTGTTAGGCAAGCTTAAAGTTAAATTAGGCATTGCCAAACCCGTCACCGATGAAATGCTCAGCCAATGGCAAGAGCTGGTGTATAACACCTGTTCCTTGTGTGGGCGCTGTTCGTTGATTTGTCCCGTGGGTAATGACATTACTTATATGATTCGTAAATTACGCGAAGGGATGGTGGCGTCAGGGCATGTACCCGAAGGCTTGGTGGGCGCATCCACCCGCGCGGTGCAAATCGGTAGTCCAATGGGGGTTAAACTGCCTGCCTTACAAGCACAAGTTAAGCACATTGAGAAAGCCACAGGTATGCAAGTGCCCTTTGATCTTGAAGGCGCGGAATACTTGCTGATGCTGTCTTCAATGGAAATCATGAATTACCCTGAATACTTAGAAGCAGTGGGTAAAATTCTAACTAATGCGGGTAAAACGTGGACGCTAAGTTCCGATTGCTTTGAAGCCACTAATTCCGGTATTCAAATCGGCTCAAGTGACATTGCCAAAGAATTGGTGAATCGCGTGGTAAATGCTGCTGAGAAGCTCAAAGTCAAAACCGTAATTAGCCCCGAATGCGGGCATGCTTATACCG
This DNA window, taken from Candidatus Thiocaldithrix dubininis, encodes the following:
- a CDS encoding hydrogenase expression/formation C-terminal domain-containing protein; translation: MSVTGNLKPVLHEIRHALQTLIEQGQPTMLDLNGIPFSPSELAELETFLGQGEIAIELDVLGKTRIQECSYAGIWRIQHFNEQDKRIGYFIEVDHVPEILRSQSDDIVEGLNTLSGILAMEAEVTDD
- a CDS encoding hydrogenase small subunit, with amino-acid sequence MTKFNAPTVGEQLRENGISRRAFLKFCGLLASSMALAPSMIPKLAAALEKASRPSVIWLSFQECTGCAESITRAHSPSLEGLIFDTISLDYQHTLQAAAGEAAEQARDEAMQANYGKYVLIVDGSIPLGNAGYSTIAGVSNLDMLKQVAKGAAAIIALGSCAAYGGLPQANPNPTGAVSVADIIKDKPIINVPGCPPIPVVITGVIAHFLAFGLPALDHLGRPKAFYGQNIHDRCYRRPFYERGLFAETFDDEGAKQGWCLYKLGCKGPITYNACATTKWNDGTSFPIESGHGCIGCSEPGFWDFGGLYNPVSLPSSLSRQHVVFATGIGVAAGVAIAALNKQTKQQAKQTREPVNVDELNREVQP
- a CDS encoding HyaD/HybD family hydrogenase maturation endopeptidase, whose protein sequence is MMLVLGIGNTLLQDEGIGIHLLQYLEAQYPNLPNVTYLDGGTLSFILASEIESHTHLLVLDAVELHAPPGTVCCYRNQAMDEFLGTAKRSAHEVGLLDLLSIARLADALPRERALIGIQYATFAWGLELTPPVAANIPRAAEQAAQLLQEWQTDMQFAPASFY
- a CDS encoding HypC/HybG/HupF family hydrogenase formation chaperone — its product is MCLAIPMRVIAVDASGLSATCEAKGQQRQVGLIMLDEVVRIGDYLMISLGQAMQKISVEDAKQTWAYYEEILNFSPSH
- a CDS encoding (Fe-S)-binding protein, which gives rise to MSELSLERGINALKAQIDAPIASFFSSCVSCGMCASACSFYTENPEPRYTPIYKLEPMRRVWEQNFTLLGKLKVKLGIAKPVTDEMLSQWQELVYNTCSLCGRCSLICPVGNDITYMIRKLREGMVASGHVPEGLVGASTRAVQIGSPMGVKLPALQAQVKHIEKATGMQVPFDLEGAEYLLMLSSMEIMNYPEYLEAVGKILTNAGKTWTLSSDCFEATNSGIQIGSSDIAKELVNRVVNAAEKLKVKTVISPECGHAYTALRWEGPNLIGRPYSFAAKHIVEVLDELREQGLLPTEGMEDAKLTFHDPCQLVRRGGVVQQPRNLLKLVASNFVEMRDAGTLNWCCGAGGGVSANEDANEVKMKAFQRKKKQLDELKVDTLVTACANCRIQLEEGLEENQMDLPVVGLTELIAEHLVERDASSEGKLA
- a CDS encoding DUF6489 family protein; translated protein: MNIKVDVDITPEELRRLMGLPDMQEFNRAIMDEMLNRMRMGVEGYDPTAFFKPAMFGGTDTMKRWMDMFSNFALKPTTQTSSSGEKTD